The nucleotide window TTTTTCGGAGCAGATGACTTTGGCAGCATGCTGTTGGAAGAAAATGTGATGAAAGCAGCAGGATTCAGCGATCATACCAGCACAGAACAGGTAGCTCATATTATAAAAGATGCAGGGTTTAAACCTGCACTAAGAACTACAGATTATAAAATTATTCGCTCTCTTTAAACGGTTTCTATAGATATACTTTTATCTATAAGCTCATTTTTGTATGCCTCATCCAGGAAAAACTGGCATGCTTTATGCCCGGTTGCGCCTAAATCTATTGTAAGATCATTTACATACATATCCACAAATTTTTCCACCTTATCTTCCTCCAAACCAGATGAAAACTTCATGGCATATCTCAAAGCTTCTTTTTTATGTCCAAATGCATAATCCAAACTACTTCTCATAGCGTATGAAATTTCACTCATTATCTTTCTATCCATTTTTCTCATTACGTTTACCCCCAATGGCAAGGGTAACCCGTATTTGTCATACCACCATTCGCCTAAATCGACAAACTTATTTAGACCCAACTCTTTATATGTAATCTGCCCTTCATGTATAACCAAACCCGCATCTGCCTCGTCCGATAGAACCTTTTCCATAATCTTATCAAATGGGCAGAAGACAAAACTTACATCTTTGTCTAAAAACATGCGTAAGGCAAGAAAGGCAGAGGTGAATTTTCCGGGAATGGCAATAGTT belongs to Deltaproteobacteria bacterium and includes:
- a CDS encoding ABC transporter substrate-binding protein, coding for MLISIGHSPDADDAFMFYALSQRKIKVDFAYTEILDDIQTLNEMALRRVLDVSAISLAVYPLINKDYVIMRSGASMGMGYGPIIVAKKNNFKMRTIAIPGKFTSAFLALRMFLDKDVSFVFCPFDKIMEKVLSDEADAGLVIHEGQITYKELGLNKFVDLGEWWYDKYGLPLPLGVNVMRKMDRKIMSEISYAMRSSLDYAFGHKKEALRYAMKFSSGLEEDKVEKFVDMYVNDLTIDLGATGHKACQFFLDEAYKNELIDKSISIETV